The genomic DNA CTAGGAAAAATCCTTGAACAGATGGAAGGAGAGACCTAGCACTATGATACCACCCTGTATTCAGGTTAACTTTTTCTAGGGAATTTGGTTTTTGCTAGACTTTTTGCTGGACTTTCCATGGCGTGATTGGTTTTATTTCATGATTTAGATaacttgtacttttttttttggctttgtgTTTTAGATTGAAAGCAGAATTTCAGCGGTACCAGCCCTATAGTTATAATGATTATTATCAAGACTATCAAAACTACTACCGCCAGTGTAATTATGATAGAAACGAACGCTTTGATCGCTATGAACGCGGTGACCGTTTTGAACGAGGTAACCGTTTTGGGGACCGTTTTCCTGAACGTTACCCTGAACAGTTTGGGGACCGTTTTCCTGAACGTTATGCTGAGCGCTTTGGTTCCCGTATTGCCGACCGCTACGGTGACTACCCTGAATATGCAGAATATAATGCTGAATATGGAGATTATAATGCTGAATATAATGACTACAACTACAGCTATGCATCTTACGAAAGGATGCAACCGTCCGGAAATATGGGACAGCAAACTATGAATCCAGCTGTATTTCAGGTATCCACTTGAGCATACTTACAACTGAAGATTGCTTTTTTACAAGGTCATAGGTAGAAATAATAACTATATACCTTAAATATGGCTGTTgggtgctttttaatatctatcaATAATACAATAATTGTAAACCTGTGCTGTTTTAAAACACAGGCAGTGAGAGGGCTGGCTGAACTAGGACTAGGCTTTAAGAACTTCTGTAACCAATAGTATAGAGGTTTACTCTGAAGTATTGTCCAGTTCAGTGAGACTTTGTCCAAAGCCATATAGGATTATAGCTAAATTCATGTATCAAGTTTCTGCTTGATTCATTTCTTTAACTGATTGTCATTATTTCACATGAGTAAGATTCAGATGAGAGGAACCCTTGGAGTTTGTCCATCATTATACTGAAATGCAGTAAATTCAAAATATAGCTCAGCTCAGTTGCATTAAATCACTAACTTTATGTCACTTTAAAGTAAAAAGGGGTAGAGGAAGAAGCTGAGGATCAAGTTACAATGTTTATAGCAATTGTGCTTTAACTCTTCCTTTTTCAAAAACAGCAGATGTTTTTTCTTTAGAGAAATGATTCAAGTTTTTCCTCCCCCAGGAGACCTCTACTATGGTTATGAATGATGATCTAATAACAGAAGGTAATTTTGATATTATTAGTACATGCAAGTGGACTTTGATGCTCATCTTAGTTAGGCAAGATCCAACATTGTGCCAGCAGTTGCAATGGAATTCTTCTTCCTTATCTCCCTCTGCAGCCCCTGTACCCCAtgtctgctccagagggtccctcAACCCtcaagcagattttgggggtatgcaagggggtggggaggaagggtaAGTCTCACTGCAAGTGGAAATAACAATTGGATgttgccccctccccttttttcatTCTGCAAAATGTACTGGTCTCCAAAGAAAAACTCTGAAATGTTGTTTTACAACAGGAGTGGGAAACTACTGTGGATCAAAGTGGTCCAttaggccaggggtcggcaaactatggcccgggggccggatgcggcccccaGACTCATAAATCCAGTCTGTGGACCCTGGCGCCAGCTTGGTCAGTCGCCGCGCACTGCAGACATCTCAACATGCACGGACTGACTTCCACAATGCTGGCATGACTTCTGGGTGGGTGGTAACACTGGtgtggcttcagattggctgcaggaagcttctgcagccaatccgaagccttgCTGCCCACGCGCTGAGGTAAACCCGCCGCGGCCATGGATGGAGAGGCCAGTGGGTGGCGGGTCTCATTGTCACGGGCGCTGCTTGGGAGCTCTGCAGGGACAGGCCAGTGGAGCGGCTGCTGCTTGTCAACAATGTCAGTGAGCGGGTAGCGCCAAGGCGCTCCTGAGTGCATGCTGAGtgcgttcctcctccaggtccaaAGGCAGCTGCGGGACCagcttgcagggtatttatatttttcaaaatatagtccagccccccacaaggtctgagggacagtggaccactcCCCTgatgaaaacgtttgctgacctctgatttAGGCCCTTGGCCTAGGGAATTTTCCCAGGCTATGTACtgtccttgagtgttttttgcctggttgtaatgtgttcttgaactgtggtgatgTCTCTTATCTGGACAcaggatggagagatgtgtgaTGGGCATgggaacctctggcttttgcatagcTGGAAAGTAGCGTGCTGTAGTGTCATTTTTGTTGCTCCATCGCCATTGTTTGCCTTTTGCCACGCTAGCACTATTTAGTCCTAGGGAGGTTATCCttgagggaatgcagccctcagattGAAACAGATTCCCCACTCCAGCCTGATAAACACAATCCTTTGCATTCATGCTTTGAAATAAGTTTAACAGGACTTGCTCCAGGTACGGTAAGTTTGTATAGCACTGCAGCCAAGCATTGTTGGAAATTTACTGAATATGAGCATCATAAAAATAAGAAAGCATTCTTGTAGAATTTTTCTTCAGCAATGTAGCTACAGCAGGATACAACATAATATGCAAATGTAGCATTCTTTACATAACTTTGTTAAAAAGTATTCTGGTATACATGTGGAAGCCCACTGCTATTTTAAAGATAACTCTGAATTTTGTTCAGTGTTGAGAAAATCCTGTTTATCCCTTTTATGGGATAACATAACACAAATTACACAAAAGTTATTAATAAGTAAAGAATCTGAAAATTAAActctttaaaaatcattttatgcAGCTTTTGATAAGAATGCATTCTGTACTTTAAGCTGTTctgtaaaaaaaatcacaacagaaGAAAATGGACAGAGAACACTGGTTTTTTTCTGTATAGTAGCTGTTTTACTTGATTCCTTGCTCACTGATGTTTTGTTTGCTTAAACAGATCCACAGCTCAACATAGACGTTCACAGAATGAACAGAGAATTTATGGTGAGAAGTGAAGAACTCTTTGACACACTTATGAGCTGTCATTGGCAACCTCTGGATACGGTCACCTCAGAGATCCCTACTGCTTTCTAAAAGTGTCTTATGTTAACACCATAGCATGACTATTATGACCAAGGTGCTAAATTGACATTTCTTCAACATTACTTTGGATCCTAAGTTTTTAAGCACGGTGTTGGATTTTGTTTTGCTATGCTTTGATGGCCTTTGTCATTTTTGTTCATCACCCAGTATCTTGAAATCATGTAAATattctggaaatgtaaagagtTAGTCTAAAGGTAGACTTGcttatgtaaataataaaactttgtTTCTGCAAACATGTCAGTTGGAACCTGTCATTTTTACTTTACTAAGTATGTGATCTAGTTTCCAAAATGTAGGGTTGGGGCTTCTGTGGGTGTGGTCCTTTTACCTGGCTGGTCAAGATTGGTgacagtgctgaactagatggaccttaggtctttgatttattttgttgctgttgtgtaGTTTTCATGAGCTTTCCTAATGAAGTAAGCAAATGCATTATTTGTTGAGTAAGAACAAAGGGCAGTGTAGTCCCATACTGTCTCCGGGGTGGCTGACCAGATTCTAGGGCAAAATTTACAAGCAGGTCCTGATGATAACTGTTGCCCATTAGTCCACATACTAACCAGAGTTGGGCTACCTTTTCAACATGAAAATCCCATTGGCTAGCTGATACAGTTTTAAATGAACCTTCGTGATTTCACCATTCATTCAAGAGTAAGCAGTTGTGTGtttgtggaagtgaatctgcCAGTAAAGTTCAAAAGCCAAGGGATGAAAAAAATATTCACATTGCAGGCCTATACCCACCTTGGGAGTAAGACTCCTTTATTCTTAATTGTGAGAAGATGAGATTTGAGTGGAGCAGTTTTCCTTGTTCctctgcaaaaatacaaagtgacaCTGTTCCTGAGGCCATACTTATCAACTTGTCTTGGGGCTTGTGCTCATTATACAAAgtacctcccacccccaccccccaaaaagtatgCAAATGCCACATATCAAAGCAGGctggaatttatttttttctttttaagtttttcAGAGGGATAATGAATACTTTATAATAAGGGTTGAGGAAGATGTGGCCCTGGCCAGAATAGCTGGTGAGTCCAACAGCTGGAGGAACATAGGTTCCCCATTCAAGATTTAAGTTATTCTTGGCTTCATACAACTCTTACAAGATCTCCAATTTTTGCAATGTGAGGGAGATGATTGAATTTAATTAACTGGTAGGCATTTATGCTAATAGGTGTCCATGGTGTTACTTACCCGTGTGTAATGTTAAATGTGTAGTTGTTGCCTTAGGAAAATATGCATTGCTGCATATCCTTAGTTAAGGTGTATAATGAGAGTTCTTTCTGCTCGATGTTATGGTTGAAACTTTGCTTACAGTGGAAAgccaatcctctgcatgtttatgGACAAGCcataaacatgcagaggattgggCTACATACATgtttcagtgcaatcctatgcatctcATGTTCCCTTATGGTTTACTTCCAGCAACTATCAATAACCAATCCTAACTCATTAGTTTTGCCACAAGTTTCCCTTAATAATAAAAGCAGAGTTCTCTTAATCCTTTTCCAGTGGGACAGCTCTTCTATAGAGCACAGCTCTGCAGTGACATGGATTTAAAGGACTGAATCTATTCAAAATCAATACTTGAGAACATTTCAGGTACTAAATGGTAAACCAGCCTTCCTGTTACAAACGGAAGCAAGATACTATCTTTAACAAGATAGTAGCTTATTGGATCCAGTTGTCCTGTGGGGAGAGAAACTTTCCAAATTAGCACTGTTAAGTAATTCAGATAGTGGCTGGGTTAAATCAGCCCATAATTTGATAGCTGCAATAGATTCTCACTCTGAATTTTTGCTAACTCGAGGAGAAAAGAGCTTTAGATTAGATTTCCATGAACGGATGACAGAAAATACAGAAAACCGCTCTCTTTTTAAGCATACAATGTTATCTTAAGTTGCAAACCACTATCCTAATGGAATGTTGTTTCTCCAACCAGAAGCACTTGGAACTAGTTCTTCTTGAGACTGGTGGTTAGGAACTCCATCCCAGCATGTACCGGTATAACCAAACTTGCATATCCAAAtgtcagagaggaattacctttGCAAGAATTAACAAATTTCTTTCTATTGTTACATTAGGGTGGTTCAGAGGGATTCCTTTATAAGAGTGCTGGTATCTGTGGAAAGTGTGGATTACATAGCACTGCAGTGTCTATAGTTGTCTTAAGACAAATTCATAGCAAGTTAAGGTTTGGGGACCAAAGGGATGGAAGAGGATAGAATATACTGGTCTTTCTGCTGACAAACCAAACCCACAGGATCATAATTGATTTAGCTAGCTGCCTAGGAGCAACTATCAAATAAAAAGGAATGAGCCAAATCTTAGTGGTTGACAGCTAGCCACAATTTAGAACAATGAAACGGCAGAGAACAAAAGCAACGGGATTGCTAACTGCAGTACAAATTTTAAACGATAGCATTTCACTTATTTTATTAGTGCTGTTTTAAGTGTCAAAGGTAGAATgtgctgttttgatttgtttcaCGTGCAGTGATTATTTTTTGTATACGGTAATTCAGATGGCCTTTAACTAAATAAAGGTTTGGTATACAGTTTTCATGTTCCAGTAGAACTTATTTGTTTAGGTTCACAGGGCCTTTAACAATTCTGCTAATAATTGTACCGAGTTTTTAAATTCTTTAATGTGTTACATGACTCAAAGGATATACCGGTAATCCAATCCACATGAAACACTCTTACTGTCTAACCAAGAAGTTAAATAATCGGTTTTCTAGAAGCCAGTGGAGCTTATGTTTGCCTGCGTTAAAGCTGTCTTGCTTTTCTCCTACAGCAAAATTGGAGGTTAAACAGATTTGCCAGTTTGAGAGCTTTATGCCAGACTACAAAAAGCCCTTGCTGAACTCTCCCTCTGCAGTGAGTGGGGTTTAAATGTGCTCCTGCTGAATCGTCCTCTTGGTTCTGACCTACTGGGGGTGCAAAGCAAGAACTACAAAGGTGTCCAGTCTGGAATCgaaaaccgctggggggggggggggtcaaacagGCCCAACCGCCCTTCCAAGGTTAGGTCCCACCCCCCAACCGTAGCGGTAAGGACTGGCCGTAATCTCCGGCCCTTTAAGGGTTAAAAAAGGCGCCTTGGAATCATTTTCATTCCAGAATAGCGAGTTCCGGCCTTCGCTGCGGCATATATCGCGAGATTCTGTGGCGCATCAATGCGTCAGATCGGCAACCACCCCGCGAGAGGGCGGAGTGTGTCCATGCTCTCTGCGCAGCCTCGGCTTtccaaaactacatttcccgTGGGCGCACATGGGCCGTCCGCTGGCGACTGGAATGAGGCAGGATGGCGGGTCGCGCGGTTTGGTGACGCCAAGCTGTCCGGGCGGTTGTCCTCTGGTTGGTTGGtcggaaggaaaggaaggagggggagaatctCGGGCGGGCTAGACGGTGACGGTGttggtggagggggtgggagagagggtaggaaagggagggggaagtggAGCGGCTAGGGACGGCCttggcgcgcgcgcgcgcgctagCCAGGGagtgagagagggaggcaggcatcCTGTGAGGGCGCGAGGCAGGCCGCGCGGCGCGGGGCATCGCCATAGAGACAGTGACAGCACAGAACGGGATTGGGGCCAGGGGTGGGGGCAAAGaggagcgggagggagggaagaagcgTGAGTGGGGAGGTAAAGCGCGCGCGCGGGCGCGCGCACAGGGGGTGGCCGGGCTAGGCCGGGCCTCTCTGTTTGCgccgtgcgtgcgtgcgtgtgggttgtgggtgggtgggtgggaggccgGCAAGGCTCGGGAGAGGTCCCAATATGGATTCGGGGGAAAGCGGCGGAGctccgggaggaggaggaggtggaagcggcggcagcggcggctacGAAAGCTGCGGCGGGAAGATCCGGACGCGGCGATACCACCTGGCAGCGGCCTCCTCGAAGCCTTACCCGAGAAACAAGCAGGTGAGGGAGGCCGACCGGGGGAGCATGTGGTGTGCGAGACCGGCGGCTGTACGCATAATATATCTGTATGGAGGAGAGAGCGGAAGAAGCGGCACCGCCGGCCCCGGAATTGGCCGGTGAGGCTCCGGCTCTGGCTCTGCCCTCTCGGGCCCCCTGGGAGCCGCCGTTGTCGGCCTGAGAAATGGCCAGGCCATATTCTGGGTGGGTGAACTATCTGGTACCtcgaggaggaagagaaagcattttctgcccccccttttcttcttctgagggggagagaaggggaagtgtGTGGggtctatgggggggggaggcgttgaTTTCCGAGGGCGATCCCAGCGATATGAATCATTCAAGTGCAGGGTGTGGGGGGGCATGTTTAGAGGGGCGGGATTCCCCTTATCCCATTTTGAGGCACGCGCTTGGGTTCTATGAGATTTCTCCCCTTCCTGGATTTCTGTTACGgcgggaagaaaaggaaggaaggggagggcagGCAAAGGGGAAAACGTGCCTCCTGCGAATCAAGGCGCCGATTCGCTGTTGTGCGATGTTTCAGATAAGTGTTTTTAGCGGGATCCCTTGCTTTAAAGGTAACTCCGAAAAGGGGTAGGATTTTAACCGTTGCACAAATCTCACATCACCTTTCCAGGCTTTAGGCTGCAGCCTTAGCCcctatttacctggaagtaagcttcattgaattcagtaggggtTATTTCTGGGTAGAAATGGTGAGGATTGGAATATTGGGGTTATACTTAATGAGTCTACACAGTGTCCTCTGAGATTTCAAGACCTGTCTTTTGACTTAGTTGGtagtacattttttaaagcaaatctgGTTATGTTAGTGCTTTtatgaaaatgcatgcaaaatatgaATTGATTATTCAGGTGCTATTTGAATGCTAGGACAGGGACCAAATTGGCCTTTAATATATTTTAGAAAGAACTTAAGTGTTAGTAATTTATGAGTCACACATGAATTTGTTTTGTTAAACAATTTATAAATgacaacttttaaaaattgctgctCACGCAGGCATGTAAGATTTGGAATATTGGGTATTCAGTGAAGtttattcagagcagacctactgaaatttaGAAACTtaatttagtcatgtccattaatgtcAGTGGGCCAGCTCCAAGTAGAATTAAAATGGGATAAAACTCATTGTGTTctaaatttttattttgataaatTTAAAATATGTGAAAAATGGTTGACTGGACTATTGTGGAAGGGGTTAAATTATATTGCAGATACACATTAATGATCCTGTGCATTTTGGCTGCagttctaaccatgtctactgagaagtggggcttactctcaggtaagcatgGTTTCTGTTGCAGCCATAATAATCAGATCTGTAACATGGATTTTTTTCCATGGTGGGACAAAGGTGAGATATTAATGAAACAAATAGGTGAAGCAGAATATGCTGGTTTCAATGTTATTTTTAGGTCAAAACCAAAGATAATATAGCTGTTGTGAGAAATGCCTGAAGTTGTAGGTAAATTgtgaaagaatataaaatttG from Lacerta agilis isolate rLacAgi1 chromosome 7, rLacAgi1.pri, whole genome shotgun sequence includes the following:
- the LOC117049728 gene encoding tRNA selenocysteine 1-associated protein 1-like isoform X6, which encodes MASQAFSPEAAFPHGRRRERWDPRLLSRERPEFPRQEFVRPEFTRPEFAIFVGELTPEVDDFLLYDYFFKRYPSSVDCKVATDLLGYSRGYGFVRFSEEGDMMRALQDCQNAPGLGGKRIRLTLGISKRLKAEFQRYQPYSYNDYYQDYQNYYRQCNYDRNERFDRYERGDRFERGNRFGDRFPERYPEQFGDRFPERYAERFGSRIADRYGDYPEYAEYNAEYGDYNAEYNDYNYSYASYERMQPSGNMGQQTMNPAVFQETSTMVMNDDLITEDPQLNIDVHRMNREFMVRSEELFDTLMSCHWQPLDTVTSEIPTAF
- the LOC117049728 gene encoding tRNA selenocysteine 1-associated protein 1-like isoform X5; this encodes MAFHTILWLCYFCQAFSPEAAFPHGRRRERWDPRLLSRERPEFPRQEFVRPEFTRPEFAIFVGELTPEVDDFLLYDYFFKRYPSSVDCKVATDLLGYSRGYGFVRFSEEGDMMRALQDCQNAPGLGGKRIRLTLGISKRLKAEFQRYQPYSYNDYYQDYQNYYRQCNYDRNERFDRYERGDRFERGNRFGDRFPERYPEQFGDRFPERYAERFGSRIADRYGDYPEYAEYNAEYGDYNAEYNDYNYSYASYERMQPSGNMGQQTMNPAVFQETSTMVMNDDLITEDPQLNIDVHRMNREFMVRSEELFDTLMSCHWQPLDTVTSEIPTAF
- the LOC117049728 gene encoding tRNA selenocysteine 1-associated protein 1-like isoform X2; the encoded protein is MGPQASVKGKDTVGKAKKESLPLWWRSPHKKRKKKSKARAGRPDFTSIPSRPEFPRQEFVRPEFTRPEFAIFVGELTPEVDDFLLYDYFFKRYPSSVDCKVATDLLGYSRGYGFVRFSEEGDMMRALQDCQNAPGLGGKRIRLTLGISKRLKAEFQRYQPYSYNDYYQDYQNYYRQCNYDRNERFDRYERGDRFERGNRFGDRFPERYPEQFGDRFPERYAERFGSRIADRYGDYPEYAEYNAEYGDYNAEYNDYNYSYASYERMQPSGNMGQQTMNPAVFQETSTMVMNDDLITEDPQLNIDVHRMNREFMVRSEELFDTLMSCHWQPLDTVTSEIPTAF
- the LOC117049728 gene encoding tRNA selenocysteine 1-associated protein 1-like isoform X1, which gives rise to MGPQASVKGKQDTVGKAKKESLPLWWRSPHKKRKKKSKARAGRPDFTSIPSRPEFPRQEFVRPEFTRPEFAIFVGELTPEVDDFLLYDYFFKRYPSSVDCKVATDLLGYSRGYGFVRFSEEGDMMRALQDCQNAPGLGGKRIRLTLGISKRLKAEFQRYQPYSYNDYYQDYQNYYRQCNYDRNERFDRYERGDRFERGNRFGDRFPERYPEQFGDRFPERYAERFGSRIADRYGDYPEYAEYNAEYGDYNAEYNDYNYSYASYERMQPSGNMGQQTMNPAVFQETSTMVMNDDLITEDPQLNIDVHRMNREFMVRSEELFDTLMSCHWQPLDTVTSEIPTAF
- the LOC117049728 gene encoding tRNA selenocysteine 1-associated protein 1-like isoform X4 yields the protein MASQDTVGKAKKESLPLWWRSPHKKRKKKSKARAGRPDFTSIPSRPEFPRQEFVRPEFTRPEFAIFVGELTPEVDDFLLYDYFFKRYPSSVDCKVATDLLGYSRGYGFVRFSEEGDMMRALQDCQNAPGLGGKRIRLTLGISKRLKAEFQRYQPYSYNDYYQDYQNYYRQCNYDRNERFDRYERGDRFERGNRFGDRFPERYPEQFGDRFPERYAERFGSRIADRYGDYPEYAEYNAEYGDYNAEYNDYNYSYASYERMQPSGNMGQQTMNPAVFQETSTMVMNDDLITEDPQLNIDVHRMNREFMVRSEELFDTLMSCHWQPLDTVTSEIPTAF
- the LOC117049728 gene encoding tRNA selenocysteine 1-associated protein 1-like isoform X3 yields the protein MASQQDTVGKAKKESLPLWWRSPHKKRKKKSKARAGRPDFTSIPSRPEFPRQEFVRPEFTRPEFAIFVGELTPEVDDFLLYDYFFKRYPSSVDCKVATDLLGYSRGYGFVRFSEEGDMMRALQDCQNAPGLGGKRIRLTLGISKRLKAEFQRYQPYSYNDYYQDYQNYYRQCNYDRNERFDRYERGDRFERGNRFGDRFPERYPEQFGDRFPERYAERFGSRIADRYGDYPEYAEYNAEYGDYNAEYNDYNYSYASYERMQPSGNMGQQTMNPAVFQETSTMVMNDDLITEDPQLNIDVHRMNREFMVRSEELFDTLMSCHWQPLDTVTSEIPTAF
- the LOC117049728 gene encoding tRNA selenocysteine 1-associated protein 1-like isoform X7, yielding MIPSMPEFPRQEFVRPEFTRPEFAIFVGELTPEVDDFLLYDYFFKRYPSSVDCKVATDLLGYSRGYGFVRFSEEGDMMRALQDCQNAPGLGGKRIRLTLGISKRLKAEFQRYQPYSYNDYYQDYQNYYRQCNYDRNERFDRYERGDRFERGNRFGDRFPERYPEQFGDRFPERYAERFGSRIADRYGDYPEYAEYNAEYGDYNAEYNDYNYSYASYERMQPSGNMGQQTMNPAVFQETSTMVMNDDLITEDPQLNIDVHRMNREFMVRSEELFDTLMSCHWQPLDTVTSEIPTAF